In Vitis vinifera cultivar Pinot Noir 40024 chromosome 17, ASM3070453v1, one genomic interval encodes:
- the LOC100246827 gene encoding kunitz trypsin inhibitor 5 — MKTTSLLFSLLLIALAVKPFSVAAESAPDPVLDTEGKKLRSGVDYYILPVFRGRGGGLTLASTGNETCPLDVVQEQQEVSNGLPLTFTPVNPKKGVIRVSTDHNIKFSASTICVQSTLWKLEYDESSGQRFVTTGGVEGNPGRETLDNWFKIEKYEDDYKLVFCPTVCDFCKPVCGDIGIYIQNGYRRLALSDVPFKVMFKKA, encoded by the coding sequence ATGAAGACCACATCGTTGCTTTTCTCCTTGCTGCTCATTGCCCTTGCTGTGAAGCCTTTTTCTGTGGCTGCTGAATCTGCTCCTGACCCTGTGCTTGATACTGAGGGAAAGAAGCTCCGGTCCGGAGTTGATTACTACATCCTGCCAGTTTTCCGTGGGAGAGGCGGTGGCCTCACCCTGGCCAGCACTGGGAACGAGACCTGCCCTCTTGATGTTGTCCAAGAACAGCAAGAGGTATCAAACGGTCTCCCATTGACGTTTACGCCGGTGAACCCCAAAAAAGGCGTGATTCGTGTGTCCACCGATCATAACATCAAGTTCTCTGCTTCCACAATCTGTGTACAATCCACTTTGTGGAAGCTTGAGTATGATGAATCGTCTGGACAACGGTTTGTCACAACTGGTGGGGTGGAAGGCAATCCAGGTCGTGAAACTCTGGATAATTGGTTCAAGATTGAGAAATATGAAGATGACTACAAGCTGGTCTTCTGTCCAACAGTGTGTGATTTCTGCAAGCCTGTTTGTGGGGACATCGGTATTTATATCCAGAATGGATACAGGCGTTTGGCTCTGAGTGATGTGCCCTTCAAGGTTATGTTCAAGAAGGCTTGA